A window from Salvelinus fontinalis isolate EN_2023a chromosome 8, ASM2944872v1, whole genome shotgun sequence encodes these proteins:
- the LOC129860359 gene encoding DCN1-like protein 3, whose product MGQCVTKCKNPSSSLGSKSGDKEPGSKSHHKKCGGTGGSGGGGHKDEPSALSRKASSELMFNGTKNALEVTVETTVIPTSAMMGELRNEEHSVADREGPSLLRIEELFCCYKDPQEESILEEGMERFCNDLYVDPAEFRVLVLAWKFQAATMCKFTRKEFVDGCRAIKADSLEGICSRFPFMLLEAQGEENFKELYRFTFQFGLDAEEGQRSLQRDIAIALWRLVFTQDTPAILEHWLDFLGENPSGVRGISRDTWNMFLNFTQAIGPDLSNYSEDEAWPSLFDTFVEWEMERRRKEEQLKKAEEEDRGCTETDESSPSSTDRLETEGGRGSQTWGGH is encoded by the exons ATGGGCCAGTGTGTCACCAAGTGTAAGAACCCATCGTCCTCGCTCGGCAGCAAGAGTGGCGACAAGGAGCCTGGGTCCAAGTCCCACCACAAGAAATGCGGGGGCACGGGAGGCAGTGGGGGAGGAGGGCACAAGGACGAGCCCAGCGCCCTGAGCAGGAAGGCCTCCAGTGAGCTCATGTTCAATGGCACCAAGAATGCCTTGGAGGTTACCGTGGAGACCACGGTGATCCCCACATCGGCTATGATGGGGGAACTGAGGAATGAGGAGCACTCGGTGGCAGACCGGGAGGGGCCGTCCTTGCTGCGCATCGAGGAGCTTTTCTGCTGCTACAAGGACCCGCAGGAGGAGTCTATCTTGGAGGAGGGCATGGAGAGGTTCTGCAATGACCTGTACGTGGACCCCGCCGAGTTCCGTGTGCTGGTCCTCGCTTGGAAGTTTCAGGCGGCCACCATGTGCAAATTTACAAG GAAGGAGTTTGTAGACGGATGCAGGGCGATCAAGGCGGACAGTCTCGAGGGCATCTGCTCCCGGTTCCCCTTCATGCTGCTGGAGGCGCAGGGCGAGGAGAACTTCAAGGAGCTGTACCGCTTCACCTTCCAGTTCGGCCTGGACGCTGAGGAAGGCCAGCGCTCACTGCAGCGTGACATTGCCATTGCGCTGTGGCGCCTGGTCTTCACGCAGGACACGCCAGCCATCCTCGAGCACTGGCTTGACTTCCTGGGCGAGAACCCGTCAGGTGTGCGGGGCATCTCGCGGGACACCTGGAACATGTTCCTCAACTTCACACAGGCCATCGGGCCGGACCTGAGCAACTACAGCGAGGACGAGGCCTGGCCAAGCCTCTTTGACACCTTTGTAGAGTGGGAGATGGAGCGCAGGAGAAAGGAAGAGCAGTTAaagaaggcagaggaggaggacaggggatGCACTGAGACTGATGAGAGCTCTCCCTCCAGCACAGACAGACTTGAAACAGAGGGCGGACGGGGCTCACAGACCTGGGGGGGGCACTGA